Proteins from one Pseudomonas bijieensis genomic window:
- a CDS encoding amino acid permease, producing MSITEQHTHTRAGFKQEMQTRHIVMLALGGVIGTGLFLTSGYTVNQAGPLGAVIAYIIGALMVYMVMMCLGELAVQMPETGSFSTYATRFLGPGTGYTVAWLYWLTWTVAIGSEFTAAGILMTRWFPDTPVWIWSALFAGVVFLTNVISVRLFAETEFWLSLIKVVTVVVFLLIGGGAILGLLNIDQAHSIGLSNFTREGLFPTGFMPIAMTLLAVAFAFSGTELIGIAAGETKDPQRNVPRAIRTTVLRLAVFFVGTIFVLATLLPRDQAGLVESPFVTVFTYIGIPYSADIMNFVIISALLSAANSGLYAASRMLWTLSDQGHLPKQFSALTRMGTPLNAIIVSMAGGAASLLSSVFAADTIYLALVSISGLAVVVVWMSIAASQIAFRRHYVANGGDIRHLKFRVRGYPWVPLGALVCCSLACVGIAFDPEQRVALYFGLPFIAWCYFVYFITRKSREQRLSVAPLAQPSDAF from the coding sequence ATGTCCATAACAGAACAACACACTCATACGCGGGCCGGCTTCAAGCAGGAAATGCAGACGCGCCATATCGTCATGCTGGCCTTGGGCGGCGTGATCGGTACCGGGCTGTTCCTGACCTCCGGCTACACCGTCAACCAGGCCGGCCCCTTGGGCGCGGTGATCGCCTACATCATCGGCGCGCTCATGGTCTACATGGTGATGATGTGCCTGGGGGAACTGGCGGTGCAGATGCCGGAAACCGGTTCGTTCAGCACCTACGCCACACGGTTTCTCGGCCCGGGCACCGGCTACACCGTGGCCTGGCTGTACTGGCTGACCTGGACCGTGGCAATCGGTTCTGAATTCACCGCCGCCGGTATCTTGATGACGCGCTGGTTTCCGGACACGCCCGTGTGGATCTGGAGTGCGCTGTTCGCCGGCGTGGTGTTCCTCACCAACGTGATCTCGGTGCGTCTGTTCGCCGAGACCGAGTTCTGGTTATCGTTGATCAAAGTGGTCACGGTGGTGGTGTTCCTGCTGATTGGCGGCGGTGCGATTCTCGGCCTGTTGAACATCGACCAGGCGCACAGCATCGGGCTGAGCAACTTCACTCGCGAAGGGCTGTTCCCCACCGGTTTCATGCCGATTGCGATGACGCTGCTGGCGGTCGCCTTCGCGTTCTCCGGCACGGAACTGATCGGCATCGCCGCCGGTGAAACCAAGGATCCGCAACGCAATGTGCCGCGCGCCATTCGCACCACCGTGCTGCGCCTGGCGGTGTTTTTCGTCGGGACCATTTTTGTCCTGGCGACCTTGTTGCCCCGCGACCAGGCCGGTCTGGTTGAAAGCCCCTTCGTCACCGTCTTCACCTACATCGGCATTCCGTATTCAGCCGACATCATGAACTTCGTGATCATCAGCGCCTTGCTCTCGGCGGCCAACTCCGGGCTGTACGCCGCCTCACGGATGCTGTGGACCCTCAGTGACCAAGGGCACTTGCCCAAGCAGTTCTCGGCCCTGACCCGCATGGGCACGCCGCTCAACGCGATCATCGTGAGCATGGCCGGTGGCGCCGCTTCGTTGCTCAGCAGCGTGTTTGCCGCCGACACCATCTACCTGGCGCTGGTGTCGATCTCCGGCCTGGCCGTGGTGGTGGTGTGGATGAGCATTGCCGCCAGCCAGATTGCCTTCCGCCGTCACTACGTAGCCAATGGCGGCGACATTCGCCACCTCAAGTTCCGCGTTCGGGGTTATCCGTGGGTGCCGCTGGGGGCGCTGGTATGCTGCAGCCTGGCGTGTGTCGGGATCGCGTTCGATCCTGAACAGCGGGTGGCCCTGTACTTCGGCTTGCCCTTCATTGCCTGGTGCTATTTCGTGTATTTCATTACCCGCAAAAGCCGCGAGCAACGCTTGTCGGTCGCCCCCTTGGCACAGCCGTCCGACGCGTTCTAG
- the thrC gene encoding threonine synthase, which produces MRYVSTRNAAVQVDFEKVVLSGIAEDGGLFVPLELPQFEPQDIANWSTLAYDELAYRVMRPFVGEAIPEADFKRVLKDAGSPFSHRSLAPLHQVDRNEWVLELFHGPTHSSKDFAAQLQAQLVQYFLRKRQRRAVVIGATNGDTGLAAIEAFKHCDETDVVVIYPEAGVPQEQLQQLQAAAHPRVHQFAVNGSFDECQTLVTRLFRQWPCTGREAISFNSSNWVSVMAQLVFYFHAVLQLGGGQRPIGFSVPAASFAEVYAGYIAQKMGLPITQMIVATNQNDALHQLFLKNHYSRLRANKTLSPAMDLSIFSNLERFLWELYGHDDQAVSALMATFETTGEMTIANEFWLQARMIIDSYAVTDEQTLEEITSLYRDTGYVIDPHTATGVLAARLYRRSLVAPMVTLGEISPAKSAVLLGELGINIAAQPRPMSDHRPAQIQRIQPDDLGALQQLLAAL; this is translated from the coding sequence ATGCGCTATGTAAGTACCCGGAATGCAGCCGTGCAGGTCGATTTCGAAAAGGTCGTGTTGTCGGGCATCGCTGAAGACGGCGGGCTGTTCGTCCCGCTTGAGCTGCCGCAGTTCGAACCCCAGGACATCGCCAATTGGTCGACCCTGGCCTATGACGAACTGGCCTATCGAGTGATGCGTCCGTTCGTGGGCGAGGCCATCCCCGAGGCCGACTTCAAGCGCGTGCTCAAGGACGCCGGCAGCCCGTTCAGCCATCGCTCCCTGGCGCCGTTGCATCAGGTGGATCGCAACGAATGGGTCCTGGAACTGTTCCATGGCCCGACCCATTCCTCGAAGGATTTTGCCGCGCAGTTACAGGCGCAACTGGTGCAATACTTCCTGCGCAAACGCCAGCGCCGCGCCGTGGTGATTGGCGCCACCAATGGCGACACCGGGTTGGCCGCCATCGAAGCCTTCAAGCACTGCGACGAAACCGACGTGGTGGTGATTTACCCGGAGGCAGGCGTCCCGCAGGAACAACTTCAACAGCTGCAAGCGGCGGCCCATCCGCGGGTTCATCAGTTCGCCGTCAATGGCAGCTTCGACGAATGCCAGACCCTCGTCACCCGCTTGTTCCGGCAGTGGCCGTGCACCGGGCGCGAGGCGATCAGTTTCAACTCCAGCAACTGGGTCAGCGTCATGGCGCAGTTGGTGTTTTACTTCCACGCCGTGCTGCAACTGGGCGGAGGTCAGCGCCCGATTGGTTTCAGCGTGCCGGCGGCGAGTTTTGCCGAGGTCTACGCCGGCTACATCGCGCAGAAAATGGGCCTGCCGATCACGCAGATGATCGTCGCGACCAACCAGAATGACGCGCTGCACCAGTTGTTCCTGAAGAACCACTACTCCCGCTTGCGCGCCAACAAGACCTTGTCGCCAGCCATGGACCTGTCGATCTTTTCCAACCTGGAGCGGTTTCTCTGGGAGCTCTACGGCCACGACGACCAGGCGGTGAGCGCGCTGATGGCAACCTTCGAAACCACTGGCGAGATGACCATCGCCAACGAGTTCTGGCTGCAGGCGCGGATGATCATCGACTCCTACGCGGTCACGGATGAACAGACCTTGGAGGAAATCACTTCGCTGTATCGCGACACCGGCTACGTCATTGATCCGCATACCGCCACGGGCGTGCTCGCGGCGCGCTTGTACCGCCGCAGCCTGGTGGCGCCGATGGTGACCTTGGGCGAGATTTCACCGGCCAAGTCGGCGGTGCTGCTCGGCGAGTTGGGGATCAACATTGCGGCGCAACCGCGTCCCATGTCCGACCATCGCCCGGCGCAGATCCAGCGCATCCAGCCCGACGACCTCGGTGCCCTCCAACAACTGCTCGCTGCTCTCTAA
- a CDS encoding cystathionine gamma-synthase family protein translates to MNNKPDNTGLENAGAATRAVWGGEQVRHPYNATQTPIVVSAAYGYDDIDVWYDVALGKAPGFIYSRMSNPTVETLEAKICELEMAESAVAFSSGMAAISSVLYTFLAHGDRVVSTKDSYGGTNKIFEEFLPRMGVDVTLCETFDHEEIEREIAKGCQLVYLETPTNPTLKILDIPRLVAAAKRVGAVVVADNTFATPLNQNPLALGVDVVIHSATKFLSGHGDVLGGLVCGSAALMAKVRHYREINGASLDPFSAYMIIRGMKTLVLRMRQQQCSARALAEYLGTEPLVESVNYPGLPSHPNHAVACAQMSGFGAIVSFVLVGGMDTVKLLLPRLRFAHCAGNLGAVETIYGPARTTSHVENTLEERLALGISEGLVRVSVGIEDTDDLLDDLKQAFAFVKKTLNPHLNEVHIEAAN, encoded by the coding sequence ATGAACAATAAACCTGACAACACAGGGCTTGAAAATGCGGGTGCGGCAACCCGGGCGGTGTGGGGCGGGGAGCAAGTCAGGCATCCCTATAACGCCACGCAAACCCCAATCGTGGTCAGCGCCGCGTATGGCTATGACGACATCGACGTCTGGTACGACGTCGCGCTGGGCAAGGCACCAGGCTTTATCTACAGCCGCATGAGCAACCCCACCGTCGAGACCCTCGAAGCCAAGATCTGCGAGTTGGAAATGGCCGAGTCCGCCGTGGCGTTCAGCAGTGGCATGGCGGCGATCAGCAGCGTGCTTTATACCTTCCTGGCCCACGGCGATCGAGTGGTGTCGACCAAGGACAGTTACGGCGGCACCAACAAGATTTTCGAAGAATTCCTGCCGCGCATGGGCGTGGACGTGACCTTGTGCGAGACGTTCGATCACGAAGAAATCGAGCGGGAAATCGCCAAGGGTTGCCAGTTGGTGTACCTGGAAACGCCGACCAACCCGACCCTGAAAATCCTCGACATCCCACGCTTGGTGGCAGCAGCCAAGCGCGTTGGTGCCGTGGTGGTGGCGGACAATACCTTCGCCACGCCTCTCAACCAGAACCCGCTGGCCTTGGGCGTGGACGTGGTGATCCACAGCGCGACCAAATTCCTCAGCGGCCATGGCGATGTGCTCGGCGGCCTGGTCTGCGGCAGCGCCGCCTTGATGGCCAAGGTTCGGCACTATCGGGAAATCAACGGCGCATCGCTCGACCCGTTCTCGGCCTACATGATCATTCGCGGCATGAAAACCCTGGTGCTGCGCATGCGTCAGCAGCAATGCAGTGCCCGGGCCCTGGCGGAATACCTCGGCACCGAACCCTTGGTGGAATCGGTGAATTATCCCGGCCTGCCCAGCCATCCGAACCACGCGGTGGCCTGCGCGCAAATGTCCGGCTTCGGCGCCATTGTCAGCTTTGTCCTGGTCGGTGGCATGGACACGGTCAAGCTGCTCTTGCCGCGCCTGCGCTTCGCCCATTGCGCGGGCAACCTGGGCGCGGTGGAAACCATCTACGGCCCGGCCCGCACCACCAGCCATGTCGAAAACACCCTGGAGGAACGCCTGGCCCTGGGCATCTCCGAAGGCTTGGTGCGGGTTTCGGTGGGCATCGAAGACACCGACGATCTATTGGACGATCTGAAACAGGCATTCGCCTTCGTCAAAAAGACCCTCAATCCGCACCTCAATGAAGTCCACATCGAAGCCGCAAACTGA
- a CDS encoding RHS repeat protein, with product MFAPDKLLALNNTIGLLVVAAMDPEQPDVDAVFQDFRACLNDYDAWAESFWAGWALDLEQVFKVGNEVSLAAPKNQHTPVSATVVTCPAGGPLTLVHMFQAVRFVPIGDTPVMLEPVIEGAPGQETFGEPIHHVIGPSGILEVPECWRGQRYRITFFPHVTADHVKALYASYQGVIDELEGWLKAEWEQFQPLWAEFSDAGFLERYGVLQRADWRGFENALHQLWDDVKQVFELLADLQANSEKLLEYLTRVELEQLLKASSEAIARGLMVLSDEPLLFIHMAAFASWLRMLPPQYLAEIVGELRASVLINFLLMRLTGGLGLGLRMSGKVLGQVRSERAREWLLASSLRLGQLSPDRLNQHADVLKPLVVSQRAPLKPTPVGPLHITPEHSAPLSVSNPAAVAREKSQGATRLSKYEPHDDAPTQSKNPNGDSADTAAQTQTSGCPVSMVTGEELLTLDDGTLDGRLPFVFTRLYRTSAADLDVGLGRGWSHALAHRLELDGEQVIWVDQENRRTTFPLPNAQRPAIHNSLARAAIYLGTEPDELIVAQAGADAAFLHFRDGHLVALSDRHDNRLTVQRNIHGDISRLDNGAGRALRLRYEQRHLVAVDYQSFHPAITLDEAWRTEQTLVTYRYDGRFRLIEATNAAGESERYDYDDRHVILQRQLAGGASFYWEWQGLGAASRCVRHWASFAQMDSRYTWGKDGSVTVRHLDGSQEVYVHDDRARLLRKVEPDGGEHLKAYDEQGRLIAEQDPLGAVSEYRYDEVGRLVALMPADEVPTSYEYRNGFLHARSRGQAVWTYRRNARGDVIVSIDPDGRRTEYAYDGHGQLLARYDPDGGEHRFAWSRLGQLTEEILPDGGRRCFSYDALGRLLSRKDEHGALTHYRWDAVGRLLQVTLPSGATRTWSYNAYGKVTAERDEQGRLTRYEYADDLHLVSRRLNPDGSELKYRYDSARLLLTEIENESGEKYQLDYTPNGLIRQQVGFDGQRTTYAYDLNGHLREKTEHGEDGSQWVTRYQRDAAGRLRVKTLPDGQAIEYRYDELGRLVHVNDGSNRPLAFEYDAQDRLVGEHQGWGTLRYRYDACGRLNHLRLPDDSQLDYHHAPGGALTAIDLNGSRLTEHRFDGGRERQRQQGRLLSDYAYDEQGRLKAQTVWQNPQQQLFWRDYAYSPRGNLQTLSDNRSRRCYQYDPLDRLTRIDFSHSEPPEHFCHDPAGNLMMQDRPGPTTLKGNRLLKEGDRHYDYDAFGNLIRERRGQALVSAYRYDSQHRLIGVTTADGRETSYRYDAFGRRISKTVDGLTTEFFWQGDQLVAENSPRHHRSYVYEPGTFRPLAMLDGEGLNACPFYYHLDHLGTPQELTSYSGQIVWSARYNGYGKLTELKHGGGEQLEQPLRFQGQYFDPESGLHYNRHRYYNPETGRYLTPDPSKLAGGLNGYRYTLNPTGWVDPLGLACQCPGDIEADGPFSEIVPGGGLAAHEARGGHLIEKHIGRSEAQLRKRLHSEPHVPTASTFPDRAAAESTVSSVLRAKAKDIDEFLAEKNEKRLLLQQTFPSPVGVGVIRKSGKLEPLSVVTLVLRKSKESPVGYNLLTGYVEKNGK from the coding sequence ATGTTTGCCCCCGACAAGCTCCTGGCCCTGAACAACACCATTGGCTTGCTGGTGGTGGCGGCCATGGACCCCGAACAGCCGGATGTCGATGCGGTTTTCCAGGATTTTCGGGCCTGCCTGAACGACTACGACGCCTGGGCTGAAAGCTTCTGGGCCGGTTGGGCGCTGGATCTTGAGCAAGTGTTCAAGGTTGGTAACGAGGTGTCTCTCGCGGCACCGAAAAACCAGCACACACCCGTCAGCGCCACGGTGGTGACCTGCCCGGCGGGTGGGCCGCTGACGCTGGTGCACATGTTCCAGGCGGTGCGCTTTGTGCCGATCGGCGATACACCGGTGATGCTGGAGCCGGTCATCGAAGGCGCGCCGGGGCAGGAAACCTTCGGCGAGCCGATCCACCACGTGATCGGCCCCAGCGGCATCCTGGAAGTTCCTGAGTGTTGGCGGGGCCAGCGTTATCGCATCACCTTTTTTCCCCATGTAACGGCCGATCACGTCAAGGCGTTGTACGCGTCTTACCAAGGCGTGATCGATGAACTCGAGGGTTGGCTGAAAGCGGAGTGGGAGCAATTTCAACCGCTGTGGGCGGAGTTTTCCGACGCCGGCTTTCTTGAACGCTACGGCGTATTGCAGCGAGCCGATTGGCGCGGCTTCGAAAACGCCCTGCATCAGCTGTGGGACGACGTTAAACAGGTTTTCGAGCTGCTGGCCGATCTGCAGGCCAACAGCGAAAAGCTGTTGGAGTACCTGACCCGCGTCGAGCTTGAACAATTACTGAAGGCTTCCTCTGAGGCAATCGCCAGAGGGTTGATGGTGTTGAGCGACGAGCCGTTGCTCTTCATCCACATGGCGGCGTTCGCCAGTTGGCTACGGATGTTGCCACCCCAGTACCTGGCTGAAATCGTCGGGGAGCTGCGCGCTTCGGTATTGATCAATTTCCTGCTGATGCGTTTGACCGGGGGGCTGGGCCTGGGTCTTCGCATGAGCGGTAAAGTCTTGGGCCAGGTTCGCTCGGAGCGGGCCCGGGAGTGGTTGCTGGCGTCGAGCCTGAGATTGGGTCAACTCAGCCCCGACCGGCTCAATCAACATGCCGATGTGCTCAAACCATTGGTGGTCAGCCAGCGTGCGCCTTTAAAACCGACACCTGTCGGACCCTTGCACATCACCCCTGAACATTCTGCACCACTGTCCGTCAGCAACCCGGCCGCTGTAGCGCGGGAAAAGTCTCAAGGGGCCACCCGGCTAAGCAAATACGAACCCCACGACGACGCCCCAACCCAATCGAAAAACCCCAATGGCGACAGCGCCGATACCGCGGCCCAGACCCAGACCAGCGGCTGCCCGGTGTCGATGGTCACCGGCGAAGAACTGCTGACCCTCGACGACGGTACCCTCGATGGCCGCTTGCCGTTCGTCTTCACCCGTTTGTACCGCACCAGCGCCGCCGACCTGGACGTCGGGCTCGGGCGCGGCTGGAGCCATGCCCTGGCCCATCGCCTGGAGCTCGACGGCGAGCAGGTCATCTGGGTCGACCAGGAGAACCGGCGCACCACCTTTCCACTGCCCAACGCCCAGCGTCCGGCGATCCACAACAGCCTGGCCCGGGCGGCGATCTACCTCGGTACCGAGCCGGACGAACTGATCGTTGCCCAAGCCGGTGCGGACGCCGCGTTCCTGCACTTTCGCGACGGCCACCTGGTGGCCCTCAGCGACCGCCACGACAACCGCCTGACGGTCCAGCGCAACATCCATGGCGACATCAGCCGCCTGGACAACGGCGCCGGCCGCGCCCTGCGCCTGCGTTACGAGCAGCGTCACCTGGTCGCCGTCGACTACCAGAGCTTCCACCCGGCCATCACCCTCGACGAAGCCTGGCGGACCGAGCAGACGCTGGTGACCTACCGCTACGACGGACGTTTCCGACTGATCGAAGCGACCAATGCCGCCGGCGAAAGCGAACGCTACGACTACGACGACCGACACGTCATCCTCCAGCGGCAACTGGCCGGCGGGGCGAGTTTCTACTGGGAATGGCAAGGCCTCGGGGCGGCGTCCCGCTGTGTCCGGCATTGGGCCTCGTTTGCGCAGATGGACAGCCGCTACACCTGGGGCAAGGACGGCAGCGTCACGGTCCGGCACCTGGATGGCAGCCAGGAAGTTTACGTCCACGACGACCGGGCGCGGCTGCTGCGCAAGGTCGAGCCCGACGGTGGCGAGCACCTCAAGGCCTATGACGAACAGGGCCGGTTGATCGCCGAACAGGACCCGCTGGGGGCGGTCAGCGAATACCGCTACGACGAAGTCGGACGGCTAGTGGCGCTGATGCCGGCGGACGAAGTGCCGACGTCCTACGAATACCGCAACGGTTTCCTGCACGCCCGTTCCCGTGGCCAGGCCGTGTGGACCTACCGGCGCAATGCCCGGGGCGATGTGATCGTGAGCATCGATCCGGATGGCCGACGCACGGAATATGCCTACGACGGCCACGGGCAACTGCTGGCGAGGTATGACCCGGACGGCGGCGAACATCGGTTCGCCTGGAGTCGCCTGGGCCAACTGACCGAAGAGATCCTGCCCGATGGCGGGCGTCGGTGTTTTTCCTACGACGCCCTGGGACGTTTGCTCAGCCGCAAGGACGAACACGGCGCCCTCACGCATTACCGATGGGACGCCGTCGGCCGACTGCTGCAAGTGACCTTGCCCAGCGGCGCCACCCGGACCTGGAGCTACAACGCCTACGGCAAGGTCACCGCCGAGCGCGATGAACAGGGCCGCCTCACTCGCTACGAATACGCCGACGACCTGCACCTGGTCAGCCGTCGCCTGAACCCCGATGGCAGCGAACTGAAATACCGCTACGACTCGGCGCGGCTGCTGCTGACCGAGATCGAAAACGAATCCGGCGAAAAATATCAGCTGGACTACACGCCCAACGGCTTGATCCGACAGCAAGTCGGCTTCGACGGCCAACGCACCACCTACGCTTACGACCTCAACGGCCACTTGCGGGAGAAAACCGAACACGGCGAGGACGGTTCGCAGTGGGTCACCCGCTACCAGCGTGACGCGGCCGGGCGGTTGCGGGTCAAGACCTTGCCCGACGGCCAGGCCATCGAGTACCGCTACGACGAACTGGGCCGGTTGGTCCACGTCAACGACGGCAGCAATCGTCCGCTGGCCTTCGAGTACGACGCCCAGGACCGGCTGGTCGGCGAGCATCAGGGCTGGGGCACCCTGCGTTATCGCTACGACGCCTGCGGGCGCCTCAACCACCTGCGCTTGCCGGACGACAGCCAGCTCGACTACCACCATGCCCCCGGTGGCGCGCTGACCGCCATCGACCTCAACGGTTCGCGCTTGACCGAACACCGATTTGACGGCGGTCGCGAACGGCAACGCCAGCAGGGCCGGCTGCTCAGTGACTACGCGTACGACGAACAGGGCCGCCTCAAGGCCCAGACCGTGTGGCAGAACCCACAGCAGCAACTGTTCTGGCGCGATTATGCCTACAGCCCCCGGGGCAACCTGCAAACCCTTTCCGACAACCGCAGCCGGCGTTGCTACCAGTACGACCCGCTGGATCGCCTGACCCGCATCGACTTTTCCCACAGCGAGCCGCCGGAACACTTCTGCCATGACCCGGCCGGCAACCTGATGATGCAGGACCGCCCCGGCCCGACCACCCTCAAGGGCAACCGCCTGCTCAAGGAAGGCGACCGCCACTACGACTACGACGCCTTCGGCAACCTGATTCGCGAGCGCCGCGGCCAGGCCCTGGTCAGCGCCTACCGCTACGACAGCCAACACCGCCTGATCGGCGTCACCACGGCGGACGGCCGCGAAACGTCCTACCGCTACGACGCCTTCGGCCGACGCATCAGCAAAACCGTGGACGGCCTGACCACGGAGTTTTTCTGGCAGGGCGATCAGTTGGTCGCCGAAAACAGCCCGCGCCACCACCGCAGCTACGTCTACGAACCAGGCACCTTCCGCCCACTGGCGATGCTCGACGGCGAAGGCCTGAACGCCTGCCCGTTCTACTACCACCTCGACCACCTGGGCACGCCCCAGGAACTGACCAGTTACAGCGGACAGATCGTCTGGTCGGCGCGCTACAACGGCTACGGCAAACTCACTGAACTCAAGCACGGCGGCGGCGAACAACTGGAGCAACCCCTGCGCTTCCAGGGCCAGTACTTCGACCCGGAAAGCGGCCTGCACTACAACCGCCACCGCTACTACAATCCCGAGACCGGCCGCTACCTCACACCCGACCCGAGCAAACTGGCGGGAGGGCTCAATGGGTATCGGTACACCCTGAACCCGACGGGGTGGGTGGATCCGTTGGGGTTGGCCTGTCAGTGTCCTGGTGATATTGAGGCTGATGGGCCGTTCAGCGAGATTGTGCCGGGAGGAGGTTTGGCTGCGCATGAGGCTCGCGGTGGGCATTTGATAGAAAAGCATATAGGTCGCTCTGAAGCTCAGTTAAGAAAGCGCCTTCATTCAGAGCCTCATGTGCCTACCGCGTCGACATTCCCAGATAGAGCAGCGGCAGAATCAACGGTCTCCAGCGTACTAAGAGCAAAAGCAAAAGACATTGATGAGTTTCTTGCGGAAAAAAATGAAAAGAGACTTCTTTTACAACAAACCTTTCCTTCTCCAGTGGGAGTCGGGGTTATCCGGAAAAGTGGGAAGTTAGAGCCTCTATCGGTCGTGACGTTGGTGCTTAGAAAATCCAAGGAATCACCTGTTGGATACAATTTGCTTACGGGGTATGTTGAAAAAAATGGAAAATAA
- a CDS encoding LysR substrate-binding domain-containing protein, with protein MKQKPLPPLNWLRAFEVSARCLNFTHAAEELCLTQGAVSQQIRQLESHLGVALFKRLPRGLGLTEEGQAYLPVVQDAITRLAVGTNEIFGQHKRRPIKVRGSLAFFVHWLAPKLVSFRQAHPQVDIRYISNIWVKELDGEDDMEIRWGHGQWPGLVSQRLTWDTLFPVCSPALMARSPLQVPADVAKHPLLHVLGYEEGWGYWLNMVGADGVDSSTGMQFDTLVCTLRMAELGQGIALARSSMVADLLEEGRLVEPFTQRIEASESFYLVRSSGADQHPDAVMFSTWLVEQAHRFK; from the coding sequence ATGAAGCAAAAGCCGTTACCCCCATTGAACTGGCTGCGGGCATTCGAGGTGTCTGCCCGTTGCCTGAACTTCACCCACGCGGCCGAAGAGTTGTGCTTGACCCAAGGCGCGGTCAGCCAGCAGATCCGTCAATTGGAGAGTCATCTGGGAGTGGCGCTGTTCAAGCGCTTGCCCCGTGGCCTGGGCTTGACCGAGGAAGGCCAGGCCTACCTGCCGGTGGTGCAGGATGCGATTACCCGGCTGGCGGTCGGCACCAACGAGATTTTTGGTCAGCACAAACGCCGGCCGATCAAGGTGCGCGGCAGCCTGGCGTTTTTCGTGCACTGGCTGGCGCCCAAGTTGGTGAGTTTTCGCCAGGCCCATCCCCAGGTCGATATCCGCTACATCAGCAACATCTGGGTCAAGGAGCTGGACGGCGAAGACGACATGGAAATCCGCTGGGGCCACGGTCAATGGCCAGGCCTGGTATCGCAACGACTGACCTGGGACACCTTGTTTCCGGTGTGCTCGCCAGCGCTGATGGCGCGTTCGCCACTGCAGGTGCCGGCGGACGTGGCCAAGCATCCGCTGCTGCACGTGCTGGGTTACGAAGAAGGTTGGGGCTATTGGTTGAACATGGTCGGCGCGGACGGCGTCGATTCTTCGACCGGCATGCAGTTCGACACGCTGGTTTGCACCTTGCGCATGGCCGAACTGGGGCAGGGCATTGCCCTGGCTCGCTCGTCGATGGTGGCTGACCTGCTTGAAGAAGGGCGGCTGGTCGAGCCCTTCACCCAGCGCATCGAAGCCAGCGAGTCGTTCTACCTGGTACGCAGTTCCGGGGCCGACCAGCACCCCGACGCGGTGATGTTTTCCACCTGGCTGGTCGAGCAGGCACATCGTTTTAAATAA
- a CDS encoding contact-dependent growth inhibition system immunity protein: MENKYPELFQFFGCYFHQDWMCESTEPDGVVRAFVSDSVPQTIEAVKKEISTLLTMNFSEDAFREFLMDEMPCNYCYWMEWESAEAWLNHILKILNSDNVDFDER; this comes from the coding sequence ATGGAAAATAAGTATCCAGAACTCTTTCAGTTTTTTGGCTGTTACTTTCATCAAGATTGGATGTGTGAGTCAACGGAGCCTGATGGGGTGGTAAGGGCTTTTGTTTCAGACTCGGTACCGCAAACTATTGAGGCGGTAAAAAAAGAAATTTCAACATTATTAACGATGAATTTTAGTGAGGACGCGTTTCGGGAGTTTCTTATGGATGAGATGCCTTGCAACTATTGTTATTGGATGGAATGGGAGTCCGCTGAAGCTTGGCTGAACCATATTCTTAAAATCCTTAATAGCGATAATGTTGACTTTGACGAGCGCTAG